GCGGCTTGGGCTCGGTGAGGGCGCTCAAGCCGCCGCCGCGGTAGTCCCTGAGCCAGCGCGAGACGGTGACGCGGGTGCGTCCAGGAGGCAGGAGGCTGGCAACCTGGGTTGCTTGGGAAGCATGCCCCTCTTGAGCCAGTAGAGAGCCTGCAGCTTTTCCTTGACTCGGGCATTGGAGGTTGAGAGAAGGAGGGAGCGCAGTTCTTCAGCGGACTCGGCTATATCGATGTGGAGCATTCCCGGCATGATGACTCATCTCGCGAACCTGACACTTACTACTCGTATCACATTTTCCGGATTTGATATGAGATGCTCGAACCCGCTCTTCAACCGCCATATCTCATCGCGCGGCTCAGCAACTACTCATCCAACATGGTGTTTCCATCAGTTCTGACTTAGTGCTTTTCCTTACGGCGCTTGCTTAGAACGAGATCGCGATCGTTGCGCAAGACATACCATTGTTTGTTCTCACTTTGTTGGAGCGTCTTGCGATCGAGTTGTAATTGCTGTAGAGAAGCATAGTGGGCGATGAGACCTGGACGTTCTAATTCAGGGTTCCTAGCCAGCGAGCCCTGATGCACGAGCGAGTGGTGCCAGATCAAAATGTCCCCTCGCTGCCCGACAAACTGTCGCGGTTCGATACCCGAGTGCGCGATCGCATCTTGGTATGCGGGGGTTACAAACGCCTCTGCGTACCGCGGCCAGCCCGGTGTATCTCGCTGCTCGGGCTGTAGATACTCCCAAACCAGTTCGCGTCGCATTGGGGGCCATTTTTGGGAACCTGGAATGTACTCAAATGGGCCGCTTTCGGGGTGAATGGAGTCGAGCGCAATCCAAACAGCGACATATTCGACGTTCGTATAGGCGGGCTTGAGGTAGTAATCTTGATGCCAGGTTCGCTTCGTGGTTTGCAATCCAGACAGCGTAAGAAATAGCCCCATCTCTCGGCCGATCAGCTTCTTCAGTAGCTTCATCAGGGGGGTGTACAGTGCTACCGCGCGCATTTCCGGCACAGCCATGTAAGATCCGCCCCAGACCGAGAACTCGGGATCCTTGATGGCTCGCCGCTTTTCCAGGTACGCCGCAGTCAATGCTTCGGGCACAAATCCCGGCTTGATTAAGACCCCTTCCTCTCGAAACTGCTGACAGTCGAGGTCCGAGTGTCGTGGAACGTCAATTTCTTCGCGATCGATCGGTAGCTTAATTGATTCTGGAATCGGCAAACTCAAATCTTCATAACTGGGCATTCCCGAGCGCGCCGGTCGCCGTAACGCAATCTCGCGGTAAAGACGACATTCTTGCTGAGCGAGTTGGAGCGGACGCTTGAGTGCTAATAACTGGTGGTATTCTTGTCCATCCCGTTGGTGTCGATCCCAACTACGGAAAAGGATGCGACAGAAAGCAGACCAGGATGTTTTAATCCTAAGAATTATTTGCTTCATTTGTTTCAGATTCCTTACAAATTGGTAAGCTTGTCAAGTCGGACAACTGATACTTGAGAGCGAGTGACTGAGGATTTCCCTTCGCTTCAGGATCGATCCCGGAAGAGGGGTCGGAAGCAGCAGATGTCGATTCAAGAAGTCTGAATGAAGTTGCTATCCTGCATAGAAATCTCTGGTTAAGCGTTAAGCAATAGGTGTTTTTGGATCTAGAACCAAATTACCTCACTATGGTTCTCTCATTTTTTTGCAAGCAAGTCTTACGCAGGCTTAAATCGAGTCCGCCCTCACCAACGGGACCGGGATCTTCGAAAGCGCTCTGCCCGCCAGCTGATGGAGTTGTTGCCAAGAGCAGGTGGGTTTCGTGCTCTTAGGTCTGAATCGATTACGATCTTTCCATAGCCCAACCTAACTGGGCTGTCTAAATACCAGCCTCCAAACTCCACCCTGCGTCCTACTTTAGCGAAAAACAAGGTGTTGTACGTTTAGGCTCTACACACTCCACTGACGCTTATCAGAGAGATCGTTTGGCGTATAAATTGGGTTCGGTACGATCGCCATAGCCCGTTGACGTCAGGAATCCGTAAGTTGCTGCAAAAACTTGCTGCGGGCAACAGTTGGCCGCATCGTGACCGCAACCCGGTAAGAGTTGCAATTGTCCGTCAGGTAATCGAGCAACGAGCTTTTCTCCGAACGCAACCGGAAACCAATTGTCACGTTTGCCCCACAATACTAACGTCGGGCAAACTATCTCATTGAGCCTATCCTGCAACTGCGATAGGATATTCGGCTCGCCGTGCTCCAGGCATTGGATCTCGCGATTGGCTTGGAACAGTAGGCGGGCAAAATACGCGATCGCGCCCGGATACTCGACCTGCGGCCGCGTGAGCATGAAAACCTCTTCATCGGACACGCCTTGGGGATTAACCACCACAACTTGGCGGGTTTGCTTGACGCGATCGCACAGCCATGGGTCGAATAAGCAAACCACTCGCAGTCGGTCCACGAGCCATACCAGCGGTAGTGGGATGCTCGCCAGCAATCGCATCCCCTCGCTCGGCAACCGCTCGAGAAACAATGGCACGTTGATCAATACCAGCCGCGAAATCAGTGACGGCTGCGCTAGAGTCGCCGCCAAAGCAACCAAAGCTCCCAGCGACTGCGCGAGCACCGCCACCGGACGATCGCACAGCGCCTCAATGAGTTGTGCGCATTCCATGCCCTGATGGGTGACGTCCGAGTCGAGCGGCTTGTCGGAGCAACCGTGACCGGTGAGGTCGAAGCAGATAACGCGGTAATGCTCCGACAGCGGACCGATTAGTTGCCGATAGCCGTAGCTCCAACCGCCGATTCCGTGCATCAGCAGCAGCGGCGGACCCTCCCCGATTTCGCCCCAAGCCAAACGTAG
This DNA window, taken from Rubidibacter lacunae KORDI 51-2, encodes the following:
- a CDS encoding phytanoyl-CoA dioxygenase family protein; this translates as MKQIILRIKTSWSAFCRILFRSWDRHQRDGQEYHQLLALKRPLQLAQQECRLYREIALRRPARSGMPSYEDLSLPIPESIKLPIDREEIDVPRHSDLDCQQFREEGVLIKPGFVPEALTAAYLEKRRAIKDPEFSVWGGSYMAVPEMRAVALYTPLMKLLKKLIGREMGLFLTLSGLQTTKRTWHQDYYLKPAYTNVEYVAVWIALDSIHPESGPFEYIPGSQKWPPMRRELVWEYLQPEQRDTPGWPRYAEAFVTPAYQDAIAHSGIEPRQFVGQRGDILIWHHSLVHQGSLARNPELERPGLIAHYASLQQLQLDRKTLQQSENKQWYVLRNDRDLVLSKRRKEKH
- a CDS encoding alpha/beta fold hydrolase, whose product is MTATALDWWQATFPRGRQWVEVKSATGRPLRLAWGEIGEGPPLLLMHGIGGWSYGYRQLIGPLSEHYRVICFDLTGHGCSDKPLDSDVTHQGMECAQLIEALCDRPVAVLAQSLGALVALAATLAQPSLISRLVLINVPLFLERLPSEGMRLLASIPLPLVWLVDRLRVVCLFDPWLCDRVKQTRQVVVVNPQGVSDEEVFMLTRPQVEYPGAIAYFARLLFQANREIQCLEHGEPNILSQLQDRLNEIVCPTLVLWGKRDNWFPVAFGEKLVARLPDGQLQLLPGCGHDAANCCPQQVFAATYGFLTSTGYGDRTEPNLYAKRSL